ACCGATTGCGGCAACCGAAAAAGAGACGACGGAGAGGATAAGGAAATATTTCACCGACCCGCAGAAACTTCGCCGAGGCGACCCCGGGCGTCCGGAAATCTGTCCGGTTTATTGCCTGCATCAGGTTTACACGCCGGAGCCCGAGAAGCTGATCGCCCCGCCCTGCCGAAGCGGCGAGCTGGGCTGTGTGGACTGCAAAATGAAACTGGCGGCCAATCTGAATGAGTCCCTCCGCCCGCTTCGCGAAAAAAGAGTTGTTATTGAAAATAATAAAGATTATATCTGGGATGTGTTGAAAAACGGAGCAACTCGCGCGAGAAAACGGGCCTCGGAAGTAATGGAAAGAGTCCGGGCCGCAATGAAAATGGATTATTATCGGCAATGAACGGCACGCCCAAAGAAAACTATTCGGTCAACCTGGAAATTTTCCAGGGGCCGCTGGATCTTCTGCTCTATCTTATCCGCAAGGATGAAATCGATATTTATGATATTCCGATTGCCCGAGTGACCCAGCAGTATATGCAGTATATAGAGATGATGAAGATTTTAAATCTGGAACTGGCCGGCGAATATATCCTGATGGCGGCGACACTTATCCGGATCAAGGCGCGGCTGCTTTTGCCTCGCGATGAATCGGAGGAGGAAGAGGGCGACCCGCGTGAAAATCTGGTGGCAGCGCTTCTGGAATACAAGAAATTCAAGGAGGCGGGTGAAATCCTGCGCGAAAAGAGAATACTTGAGGAGCGGGTCTTTGTTCCGGACGGGCTGGGGGGCGGCAACGGCGACAGGGAGAAGATTATTCTCTCCGATACCACCACCCTGTTTGACCTTCTGACCGCTTTCAAGGAAGTTCTGGATCGGGCCGGACAAGACAGCCAGTACACGATAAATCCCGAAGCAGGTACCATTGAGGATCGCATCACCATAATTATGGCGATTCTGGCCGGGAAAGATTCAGCCACTTTTATAGAGTTGTTTGAGGATATTCCCCGCAAGCTGACCGCAATCCTGACTTTTCTGGCGATTCTGGAACTGGTCAAGATCAAGCGGATCACGGTGCGGCAGTCGCTCCCCTTCTCGGAGTTGAGAGTTTATCGCGGCGATGATTTTCATAATCCCGAACCGGTAATAGAGTTCATAAAGAAGTTTCATTTTCTGCAATAGTGAGAAAAGCATATGGACCAGAATGGAAATAGACTACCGATTATTGAGTCACTGATTCTGTCATCACCGGAACCATTATCGGCGCGAAGAGTGATCGATGTGGTTGATGATATCAGCGCCGCCGATATCGAGGAGATCGTGACCGCCCTCAATGAGAAATATCTGGCGACTGATTCCTCGTTTCGGATAAGGAAAGTGGCCGGCGGTTACCAGCTTTATATAATCGAGGATTATGCCGGGTATGTGGAGGAACTTCACACCCGAAGGCGGAATGCGCGGCTGACCCGTTCGGCTCTGGAGACCCTGGCCATAATCGCGTACCGCCAGCCGGTGACGAAACTGGATATCGAGATGATTCGCGGGGTGGCCTCCGATTCGGTTCTGCACACGCTTCTGGAACGCAAGCT
The Candidatus Zixiibacteriota bacterium genome window above contains:
- a CDS encoding segregation/condensation protein A; its protein translation is MNGTPKENYSVNLEIFQGPLDLLLYLIRKDEIDIYDIPIARVTQQYMQYIEMMKILNLELAGEYILMAATLIRIKARLLLPRDESEEEEGDPRENLVAALLEYKKFKEAGEILREKRILEERVFVPDGLGGGNGDREKIILSDTTTLFDLLTAFKEVLDRAGQDSQYTINPEAGTIEDRITIIMAILAGKDSATFIELFEDIPRKLTAILTFLAILELVKIKRITVRQSLPFSELRVYRGDDFHNPEPVIEFIKKFHFLQ
- the scpB gene encoding SMC-Scp complex subunit ScpB: MDQNGNRLPIIESLILSSPEPLSARRVIDVVDDISAADIEEIVTALNEKYLATDSSFRIRKVAGGYQLYIIEDYAGYVEELHTRRRNARLTRSALETLAIIAYRQPVTKLDIEMIRGVASDSVLHTLLERKLITLSGRAQTIGRPLLYRTTDEFLKYFNLNAIEDLPKMTEIEELLSSREPDAQQTLPLDSRDENEPLAAENTDEMIPPAELEDAPDSDTEAEENNVPLGDVNDEEMAEEEAEVIENS